One Aquarana catesbeiana isolate 2022-GZ linkage group LG04, ASM4218655v1, whole genome shotgun sequence genomic region harbors:
- the TFDP2 gene encoding transcription factor Dp-2 isoform X3, with the protein MVTQSHITDTTSWIPGDRKRSREFIEADFSEGKRSKRGEKSGKGLRHFSMKVCEKVQTKGTTSYNEVADELVAEFTNTTGHLPTDSAYDQKNIRRRVYDALNVLMAMNIISKEKKEIKWIGLPSNSVQECENLEMEKQRRIERIKQKTAQLQELLLQQIAFKHLIQRNRQIEQQSQTPPAVNSTIKLPFIIVNTSKKTVIDCSISSDKFEYLFNFDNTFEIHDDIEVLKRMGMSFGLESGKCTKENLSLAKSFVPRALEGYVTEMATGNSWVEQGLNFNASQCSSVPAAGSTTYSQTSMNPGLFFDTEVSLTNSSHHSSSGTSHYTESRGETPCSFDDEEDDDDDSSSLE; encoded by the exons CAAGAGGAGCAAAAGAGGAGAGAAGAGTGGAAAGGGTCTTCGCCATTTCTCTATGAAGGTTTGTGAAAAGGTTCAAACCAAAGGCACTACGTCGTACAATGAGGTGGCTGATGAGTTGGTGGCTGAATTTACCAATACTACAGGTCACCTGCCCACTGATTCG GCTTACGATCAGAAGAATATCCGAAGAAGAGTTTATGATGCTCTTAATGTACTAATGGCCATGAATATTATCTCTAAGGAGAAAAAAGAAATTAAGTGGATTGGTCTGCCGTCAAACTCCGTTCAGGAATGTGAGAATCTGGAG ATGGAGAAACAAAGGCGAATAGAACGCATCAAACAAAAGACTGCTCAGCTCCAGGAGCTGCTGCTGCAG CAAATTGCATTCAAGCATTTGATTCAGAGAAACAGACAAATTGAGCAACAGAGCCAAACACCACCAGCTGTAAACTCCACCATCAAGCTGCCCTTTATCATTGTGAACACCAGCAAAAAGACTGTAATTGATTGCAGTATATCTAGTGACAA GTTTGAATACCTCTTTAACTTTGACAATACCTTTGAAATCCATGATGACATTGAGGTTCTGAAGAGGATGGGGATGTCATTTGGACTTGAGTCTGGCAAATGCACAAAAGAGAACCTCAGTCTTGCCAAATCGTTTGTTCCAAGAGCCTTAGAAGGATATGTGACAG AGATGGCCACAGGAAACTCTTGGGTGGAACAAGGTCTTAATTTCAATGCATCACAGTGTTCTTCAGTGCCTGCTGCGGGTTCTACCACCTATTCACAGACAAG CATGAATCCAGGATTATTTTTCGACACAGAAGTATCTCTCACAAACAGCAGCCACCACTCCAGTTCAGGAACATCCCATTACACGGAATCCCGAGGggaaaccccctgctcatttgaTGATGAAGAGGATGATGACGACGATTCTTCCTCTCTGGAGTAA